The following proteins are encoded in a genomic region of Gemmatimonadaceae bacterium:
- the dprA gene encoding DNA-protecting protein DprA gives MRGDTAESPVRDALALLAVPRIGLREWHRRVASMGSVTAALAQLAPDVRDCACAHAAETLDRAAALGATVLCATAPGYPEKLFDLTQVEDASLSPAPPVLFALGDLGRLGQPAVAIVGTRHATATGLRAAERIARECSAAGALVISGLARGIDAAAHTGALDAAGGTAAVIGTGLDLAYPADHRALQRRIAIDGLLLSEQPPGSRATRGSFPERNRLIAALADVTVVVEAGHRSGALLTAAAAQTLGRTCAAVPGAFDAAATLGSNALLRDGAQVIASTDDVLTLLRLARADDPRATPPPRLSDAERAIWDVLGTAPLDLDLVVQRAGWAADACLAAVTTLELKGLVRATHDGALLRA, from the coding sequence ATGCGCGGTGACACCGCCGAGTCGCCGGTGCGCGACGCGCTGGCGCTGCTCGCCGTCCCGCGCATCGGTCTCCGCGAATGGCACCGACGTGTCGCCAGCATGGGATCGGTAACCGCCGCGCTCGCGCAGCTCGCGCCGGATGTGCGCGACTGCGCCTGCGCGCACGCGGCGGAGACGCTCGATCGCGCCGCCGCGCTCGGGGCCACCGTCCTCTGCGCGACCGCACCCGGGTACCCGGAGAAGCTCTTCGACCTGACGCAGGTCGAGGACGCCAGCCTGTCACCAGCGCCACCCGTGCTCTTCGCCCTCGGCGACCTCGGCCGACTCGGCCAGCCCGCGGTCGCGATCGTCGGGACGCGCCACGCCACCGCGACGGGTCTGCGCGCCGCCGAACGCATCGCCCGCGAGTGCTCGGCCGCGGGGGCGCTGGTCATCAGCGGCCTGGCTCGCGGCATCGACGCCGCTGCGCACACCGGCGCACTCGATGCCGCGGGAGGCACCGCCGCCGTCATCGGCACGGGTCTCGACCTGGCGTATCCCGCCGATCACCGGGCTCTCCAGCGGCGCATCGCCATCGACGGACTGCTGCTCTCGGAACAGCCCCCCGGCTCACGCGCCACCCGCGGTTCCTTCCCTGAGCGGAACCGCCTCATCGCCGCACTCGCCGACGTCACCGTCGTCGTCGAGGCCGGACACCGCAGCGGCGCCTTGCTCACCGCCGCCGCCGCACAGACACTCGGTCGCACCTGCGCGGCCGTTCCCGGTGCATTCGACGCCGCCGCGACACTCGGCTCCAACGCACTGCTGCGCGACGGCGCCCAGGTCATCGCCAGCACCGACGACGTCCTCACCCTCCTCCGCCTCGCGCGCGCGGATGACCCCCGCGCCACACCACCCCCGCGCCTCTCCGACGCGGAACGCGCCATCTGGGACGTCCTTGGTACCGCGCCACTCGACCTCGACCTCGTGGTGCAGCGAGCCGGCTGGGCGGCGGACGCCTGCCTGGCCGCCGTCACGACGCTCGAGCTGAAGGGACTCGTGCGCGCCACGCATGATGGCGCCCTCCTGCGCGCATGA
- a CDS encoding ABC transporter permease has product MRRFLQSAVLTVQEVLLLAWNAVRALPGGRGASGRLLAQLDAIGVRSVPIVLLTGLFTGMVLALQASVQLAPFGATLFVGRFVAASMLRELGPVLSGIMVAGRVGAGIAAELGAMKVTEQLDALETLGAEPVRVLVLPRVLAAAIAVPALALIADVAGLIGASIVSAAYLGVPFRAFWGAAQDQVAIDGFIAGIIPADLVQGLVKPLVFGIILSVLACHHGLRATGGTAGVGTATTRAVVSASITILIADYFLTQLLLALV; this is encoded by the coding sequence GTGCGCCGATTCCTCCAGTCCGCAGTCCTCACCGTGCAGGAAGTGCTGCTGCTGGCCTGGAACGCCGTGCGGGCCCTGCCCGGGGGGCGCGGGGCGTCCGGCCGCCTGCTGGCCCAGCTCGACGCCATCGGGGTGCGCTCGGTCCCGATCGTCCTGCTCACCGGCCTCTTCACGGGGATGGTGCTCGCGCTGCAGGCGTCGGTGCAGCTCGCGCCGTTCGGCGCGACCCTCTTCGTGGGCCGGTTCGTGGCCGCGTCCATGCTGCGCGAGCTGGGCCCGGTGCTCTCAGGCATCATGGTGGCCGGACGCGTCGGCGCCGGCATCGCGGCCGAGCTCGGCGCAATGAAGGTCACGGAACAGCTCGACGCGCTCGAGACTCTCGGCGCCGAACCCGTCCGGGTGCTCGTGCTGCCTCGCGTCCTGGCTGCGGCGATCGCGGTGCCCGCCCTGGCGCTCATCGCAGACGTCGCCGGCCTGATCGGCGCATCGATCGTCTCCGCCGCGTACCTGGGGGTCCCGTTCCGCGCCTTCTGGGGCGCGGCACAGGACCAGGTCGCGATCGACGGCTTCATCGCAGGGATCATCCCGGCCGATCTCGTGCAGGGACTCGTCAAGCCACTCGTCTTCGGCATCATCCTCTCGGTGCTCGCCTGCCACCATGGGCTGCGGGCGACGGGGGGCACCGCCGGCGTCGGCACGGCCACCACGCGGGCGGTGGTCAGTGCGAGCATCACCATCCTGATCGCGGACTACTTTCTGACCCAGCTCCTGCTGGCGCTCGTCTGA
- a CDS encoding carboxymuconolactone decarboxylase family protein, which produces MTHAEPHPDTLEPLDDDTRRLVRLAAVIGAGTERQVRAFLVEARALPASWVEEVILQSYLFAGFPRTLNAAREWRRLSGTAAPATDPDSDATVPGTAAAWRARGEHTCATVYGDMYEKLRVNIARLHPALDHWMVTDGYGKVLSRTGLDLVRRELCVVAICALAAQDRQLHSHFHGALNVGATPSQVVGTLDAIADLLDDDALRRYRILWGHVRSAHSEQARTTS; this is translated from the coding sequence ATGACACACGCCGAACCGCACCCGGATACACTCGAACCACTCGACGACGATACGCGGCGGCTCGTCCGCCTGGCGGCCGTCATCGGTGCCGGTACCGAACGGCAGGTGCGCGCGTTCCTCGTCGAGGCCCGCGCGCTGCCCGCCTCCTGGGTGGAGGAAGTGATTCTGCAGTCATACCTGTTCGCGGGGTTCCCCCGAACCCTCAACGCCGCCCGCGAATGGCGCCGGCTCTCGGGCACCGCCGCACCAGCCACGGATCCCGACTCCGATGCAACCGTCCCCGGCACCGCAGCCGCCTGGCGCGCCCGCGGTGAACACACCTGCGCCACCGTCTACGGCGACATGTACGAGAAATTGCGCGTGAACATCGCACGCCTCCACCCGGCGCTCGACCACTGGATGGTCACCGACGGCTACGGCAAGGTGCTCAGCCGCACCGGGCTCGATCTCGTCCGCCGGGAGCTCTGCGTCGTCGCCATCTGCGCCCTCGCCGCTCAGGACCGGCAGCTCCACTCGCACTTCCACGGTGCGCTCAACGTCGGCGCCACGCCGTCCCAGGTCGTCGGCACGCTCGACGCCATCGCGGACCTGCTCGACGATGACGCACTCCGACGCTACCGCATCCTGTGGGGACACGTCCGCTCGGCACACTCTGAACAGGCCAGGACCACGTCGTGA
- a CDS encoding MCE family protein — protein MTLRPEPGQMRWMQLRVGLLALAVLAVVAVAILRLDTVGSIFSRPVEFTVHLQDGLGLRAGSQVTVAGLPAGVVSALTVTPVRGNSGTVVAARVRMKAEQFALLHDDSRSRVRALGMLGDRLLDFSPGTPSRRALRETDTLVVESFAELGDLFAAADTAMRAVAAVSADIRQVSAGLTRGTGTMSRLFNDAALYDSLVRTVRRADQVLALVQGGRGTLGRMLRDTTLYGSVTRAAEALDSAASLLNDRDGVIARLQRDTTFYARLRHATTGVDSLVRNLNAGRGTAGQLLVERELYDRLLRATAALDSLAADVKRNPSRYTKGAVRLF, from the coding sequence ATGACGCTGCGCCCCGAACCGGGACAGATGCGCTGGATGCAGTTGCGCGTGGGCCTGCTGGCACTCGCCGTCCTGGCGGTGGTGGCGGTCGCGATCCTGCGCCTCGACACGGTCGGCTCGATCTTCAGCCGTCCCGTCGAGTTCACAGTCCACCTGCAGGACGGGCTGGGTCTTCGCGCGGGCAGCCAGGTCACCGTGGCCGGGCTGCCCGCGGGCGTGGTCTCCGCACTGACGGTCACACCGGTCCGCGGGAATTCCGGCACCGTGGTGGCCGCGCGCGTGCGCATGAAGGCCGAGCAGTTCGCGCTGCTCCACGATGATTCGCGGAGCCGGGTCCGTGCGCTCGGCATGCTGGGTGATCGCCTGCTCGACTTCTCGCCGGGCACGCCCAGCCGGCGGGCGCTGCGTGAGACGGACACACTGGTGGTCGAGTCGTTCGCCGAGCTGGGCGACCTGTTCGCGGCCGCCGACACCGCGATGCGCGCCGTCGCCGCCGTCAGCGCCGACATCCGCCAGGTGTCGGCCGGGCTCACGCGCGGCACCGGCACGATGAGCCGCCTCTTCAACGATGCCGCACTCTACGACAGCCTGGTGCGCACCGTGCGACGCGCCGACCAGGTGCTGGCGCTGGTGCAGGGGGGAAGGGGCACCCTCGGCCGGATGCTGCGCGACACGACACTGTACGGCAGCGTGACGCGCGCGGCCGAGGCGCTCGACAGCGCGGCCTCGCTGCTCAACGACCGCGATGGCGTCATCGCACGCCTGCAGCGCGACACCACGTTCTACGCGCGCCTCCGCCATGCCACCACCGGCGTCGACTCGCTGGTGCGCAACCTCAACGCCGGCCGGGGCACCGCGGGCCAGCTGCTCGTGGAACGCGAGCTCTACGACCGGTTGCTTCGTGCGACCGCGGCACTCGACAGCCTGGCCGCCGACGTGAAGCGCAACCCGTCGCGATACACGAAGGGCGCCGTCCGGCTCTTCTGA
- the hrcA gene encoding heat-inducible transcription repressor HrcA, translating into MSTQPELTERERQVLEAVIQSYVETAEPAASRTLSRRFGLGVSPATIRNTMSDLEEKGFLFHPHTSAGRVPTDLAYRVYVDSLLRVPVIKTAEEVVLGEEIHGASTAIESILRRAAQSLGVLTQELGVALGPQLDAAILRRVELVRLASDRLLMVLALERGVARSIYIELPIEIADDAIGAVGLVLNERLAGLTLREIRSSLAVRLRDAQASLTAAELLNIFVEEGEQYFATAARSDDAAVVLGQPSLLAEHPEFATGDSMRQLLAFTEAPAHIADVLRRRSPQPAGITITIGNEHGDPMLDRFTIVTAEYHFGSLSGVIGVIGPTRMPYRKVISLVGHASRLVSDML; encoded by the coding sequence ATGTCGACGCAGCCCGAACTCACGGAACGCGAGCGTCAGGTGCTCGAGGCGGTCATCCAGTCGTACGTGGAGACCGCCGAACCCGCGGCGTCCCGCACCCTCTCGAGACGGTTCGGGCTCGGGGTGTCGCCGGCGACGATCCGCAACACCATGAGTGACCTCGAGGAGAAGGGGTTCCTCTTTCATCCGCACACCTCTGCGGGACGCGTGCCGACCGACCTCGCGTATCGCGTGTATGTCGATTCGCTGCTGCGTGTACCCGTCATCAAGACCGCCGAGGAGGTCGTCCTCGGCGAGGAGATCCACGGCGCCAGCACCGCGATCGAGTCGATCCTCCGCCGCGCCGCGCAGTCGCTCGGCGTCCTCACGCAGGAGCTCGGCGTCGCCCTCGGGCCCCAGCTCGACGCCGCGATCCTGCGCCGGGTGGAGCTCGTCCGCCTCGCCAGCGACCGCCTCCTGATGGTGCTCGCCCTCGAGCGGGGCGTCGCGCGCTCGATCTACATCGAGCTCCCGATCGAGATCGCCGACGACGCCATCGGGGCCGTCGGGCTCGTGCTCAACGAACGACTGGCCGGGCTGACGCTGCGCGAGATCCGCTCATCGCTCGCCGTCCGGCTGCGGGATGCACAGGCGTCGCTGACGGCGGCCGAGCTGCTCAACATCTTCGTCGAGGAAGGGGAGCAGTACTTCGCCACCGCCGCACGCTCCGATGACGCCGCCGTCGTGCTCGGCCAGCCGTCGCTCCTCGCCGAACATCCCGAGTTCGCCACCGGCGACAGCATGCGTCAGCTCCTCGCCTTCACCGAGGCGCCGGCCCACATCGCCGACGTGCTGCGCCGCCGCTCCCCGCAGCCGGCCGGCATCACGATCACCATCGGCAACGAGCACGGCGACCCCATGCTCGACCGGTTCACCATCGTGACAGCCGAGTACCACTTCGGCTCGCTGAGCGGGGTGATCGGGGTCATCGGGCCGACCCGGATGCCGTACCGGAAGGTCATCTCGCTGGTCGGGCACGCCTCCCGGCTCGTCTCCGACATGCTCTGA
- the obgE gene encoding GTPase ObgE has product MSTHNDFIDRVVVRILAGTGGSGNTSFRREKFVPQGGPDGGDGGKGGDVYLRADANLTTLLDYTYRDRWAAERGQHGEGNNKTGRSGADIVMPVPPGTVILDAETQEQIGEVLQHGQQILVAKGGRGGKGNAFFATATHQSPREWQPGEEGEERQVILELKLIADVGLVGTPNAGKSTLLSVISAARPKIAAYPFTTLSPNLGVVPMSDHRSFVVADIPGIIEGASEGKGLGLQFLRHIERTRILSFIIPIDAMDWQAEYDQLRTEIRNYSNELAATPHCVVFSKLDLMGEDDYVPEIEAPEAFAILALSAANRTHLDRFLDACWRKLLSMRHENEAAVRATEQVLP; this is encoded by the coding sequence GTGAGCACGCACAACGATTTCATCGATCGCGTCGTCGTCCGCATCCTCGCCGGCACCGGCGGCTCGGGCAACACGTCGTTCCGCCGCGAGAAGTTCGTCCCGCAGGGCGGCCCCGATGGCGGTGACGGTGGCAAGGGCGGGGACGTGTACCTGCGGGCAGATGCCAACCTCACCACCCTCCTCGACTACACCTACCGCGATCGCTGGGCCGCCGAACGGGGCCAGCACGGGGAAGGCAACAACAAGACCGGACGGAGCGGCGCCGACATCGTGATGCCCGTGCCGCCCGGCACCGTCATCCTCGACGCCGAAACGCAGGAGCAGATCGGCGAGGTGCTGCAGCATGGCCAGCAGATCCTCGTCGCGAAGGGCGGTCGCGGCGGCAAGGGCAACGCCTTCTTCGCCACCGCCACCCACCAGTCGCCGCGTGAATGGCAGCCCGGCGAGGAAGGCGAGGAACGGCAGGTCATCCTCGAGCTGAAGCTGATCGCCGACGTGGGACTCGTCGGCACCCCGAACGCCGGCAAGTCGACCCTCCTCTCCGTCATCTCCGCCGCCCGGCCGAAGATCGCTGCCTACCCGTTCACGACGCTGTCACCGAACCTCGGCGTCGTGCCGATGAGCGACCACCGCAGCTTCGTCGTCGCCGATATCCCTGGCATCATCGAAGGCGCCTCGGAAGGGAAGGGACTCGGCCTCCAGTTCCTGCGCCACATCGAGCGGACACGAATCCTCAGTTTCATCATCCCCATCGATGCCATGGACTGGCAGGCGGAGTACGACCAGCTCCGGACCGAGATCAGGAACTACTCGAACGAACTGGCCGCAACTCCGCACTGCGTCGTGTTTTCCAAGCTCGACCTGATGGGTGAGGACGACTACGTGCCGGAGATCGAGGCCCCGGAAGCCTTCGCGATCCTCGCGCTCAGCGCCGCCAACCGGACCCACCTCGACCGGTTCCTCGATGCCTGCTGGCGGAAGCTCCTCTCCATGCGCCACGAGAACGAAGCCGCAGTCCGCGCCACCGAACAGGTCCTGCCATGA
- the rfaE1 gene encoding D-glycero-beta-D-manno-heptose-7-phosphate kinase — MLAPISRDRLATLLAAARGRRIVVVGDAMLDVYLRGDVERISPEAPVPVVRVRERRDALGGAANVAQNVLAVEAHCALVSAVGSDRAGERLRDLLDGLGGATDALVTVTRPTTTKTRLVARSQQLLRFDEEEDADLAGDDVARVLASVTTALDTADAVILEDYNKGVLVPEVIERTIAMARARDVPVIVDPKFRNFFSYRGATVFKPNRRELEQALGASVDLAHPAALPATLDRLDVAHLLLTLSEHGMALVSRGGEITRIPTTAREVYDVVGAGDTVTAYLALMLAAGADAREAAVIANYAAGIEVGKLGAATVTPAEVLAAYDSLHAVA; from the coding sequence ATGCTAGCACCGATCTCACGCGACCGCCTCGCGACGTTGCTCGCGGCCGCACGTGGCCGCCGCATCGTGGTGGTGGGCGACGCCATGCTGGACGTCTACCTCCGCGGCGACGTGGAGCGGATCTCGCCCGAGGCGCCGGTGCCGGTGGTCCGGGTGCGCGAACGGCGCGATGCCCTGGGCGGGGCGGCCAACGTCGCGCAGAACGTGCTCGCGGTCGAGGCACACTGCGCGCTGGTCTCCGCGGTGGGCAGTGACCGTGCCGGCGAGCGACTCCGGGACCTGCTCGACGGACTCGGTGGGGCCACCGACGCGCTCGTCACCGTCACCCGTCCGACGACGACCAAGACGCGCCTCGTCGCGCGCTCCCAGCAGCTGCTCCGGTTCGACGAAGAGGAGGATGCCGACCTCGCCGGCGACGACGTGGCCCGCGTGCTGGCGTCCGTCACCACCGCGCTGGACACGGCGGATGCGGTGATCCTCGAGGACTACAACAAGGGCGTGCTGGTGCCCGAGGTGATCGAGCGCACGATCGCCATGGCGCGGGCCCGCGACGTCCCCGTGATCGTGGACCCGAAGTTCCGCAACTTCTTCAGTTATCGCGGGGCGACGGTCTTCAAGCCGAACCGCCGCGAGCTGGAGCAGGCGCTCGGCGCCTCGGTGGACCTTGCACACCCGGCCGCGCTTCCCGCCACGCTCGACCGGCTCGATGTCGCGCACCTGCTGCTCACGCTGAGCGAACACGGGATGGCGCTGGTGTCACGCGGGGGGGAGATCACGCGGATCCCGACGACGGCGCGCGAGGTCTACGACGTGGTCGGTGCCGGTGACACCGTCACGGCGTACCTGGCCCTCATGCTGGCCGCCGGCGCCGATGCGCGCGAGGCCGCGGTGATCGCGAACTACGCGGCGGGCATCGAGGTCGGCAAGCTCGGCGCCGCCACGGTCACGCCGGCCGAGGTGCTGGCGGCGTACGATTCCCTGCACGCCGTCGCGTGA
- a CDS encoding DUF2279 domain-containing protein: MRRRAGRVLALLCGLHGALGAQELTRTGSDPALGLRLPPADAFAEGIAALASPVRSDTARVARGGGTDGAEGTPHWCAGGVRGRRTAQTAVAATFVGGNLALYEYFRRAWWSGEGAPFRVIYDWDGHFRDQDKLGHLLGGYLLSEGGRELLQAACMSEKRATLWAVAYAAAFQLQIEIWDGKQAKYGFSPPDLLFNTMGQALSLSHAYVPAMRAVMPTFSYSGTQALRNVRAGLIPGDLRPTVDYSGQTYWLSVDVDTLLPRAARRAWPSLLRLSIGHSITDWVDPSTGAFIRAQRRILVTLDIDPLKLPGQAAWWVTVKKGLRHYHFPSPALEFRNGGVRGVAWHR; this comes from the coding sequence GTGAGGCGACGCGCAGGGCGGGTGCTGGCGCTGCTGTGCGGCCTGCACGGCGCGCTCGGTGCGCAGGAGTTGACGCGGACCGGCAGCGACCCGGCGCTCGGCCTGCGCCTGCCGCCGGCGGACGCCTTCGCCGAGGGCATCGCCGCGCTCGCATCGCCGGTGCGGTCCGACACGGCGCGGGTGGCCCGCGGCGGCGGCACCGATGGCGCCGAGGGCACGCCGCATTGGTGTGCCGGCGGGGTGCGCGGTCGGCGCACGGCGCAGACCGCCGTCGCGGCGACGTTCGTGGGTGGGAACCTCGCGCTCTACGAGTACTTCCGCCGTGCGTGGTGGTCGGGCGAAGGTGCGCCGTTCCGTGTCATCTACGACTGGGATGGGCACTTCCGCGACCAGGACAAGCTCGGGCACCTGCTGGGGGGGTACCTGCTCAGCGAGGGCGGCCGGGAACTCCTGCAGGCCGCGTGCATGTCAGAGAAGCGCGCGACGCTGTGGGCGGTGGCCTATGCGGCGGCGTTCCAGCTGCAGATCGAGATCTGGGACGGGAAGCAGGCGAAGTACGGATTCTCCCCACCCGACCTGCTGTTCAACACGATGGGCCAGGCGCTGTCGCTGTCGCATGCGTACGTGCCGGCGATGCGTGCGGTGATGCCGACCTTCTCGTACAGCGGCACGCAGGCGCTGCGCAACGTGCGGGCAGGGCTGATTCCGGGCGACCTGCGACCGACGGTGGACTACAGCGGCCAGACCTACTGGCTGTCGGTGGATGTGGACACGCTGCTGCCGCGCGCCGCACGGCGCGCCTGGCCCTCGCTGCTGCGGCTGTCGATCGGGCATTCCATCACCGACTGGGTGGACCCGTCCACCGGAGCGTTCATCCGCGCGCAACGCCGGATCCTCGTCACGCTCGACATCGACCCGCTGAAGCTGCCAGGTCAGGCCGCCTGGTGGGTGACGGTGAAGAAGGGACTGCGACACTACCATTTTCCGTCACCGGCGCTCGAGTTCCGCAACGGTGGTGTGCGAGGTGTGGCATGGCATCGGTGA
- the hemW gene encoding radical SAM family heme chaperone HemW → MTAPSRHVYVHVPFCARRCSYCDFNIAVRREVPVREYLDALEAELTARLPDHRHHRIETLYFGGGTPSHLGKDGLAAAVGLLGEFFQWDADAEVTVEANPDDITPLALATWKAGGVTRLSLGAQSFDPHVLAWMHRSHTAEQVLTAVDHIREVGFTSWSFDLIFALPASLQRDWARDLDLALGTDPPHLSLYGLTIEPGTPLGRWAERGEVAAADEGTYEHQFLSAHAAATAAGLEHYEVSNFGRPGHQARHNRCYWSGAPYLAFGPGAHGFDGTTRRWNHGPYARWRDTAMRGVDPVAGQETIGSEARGLEAAYLGLRTTDGLRLDAAGRAVAAPWIAAGWAVLSGDRLVLTPTGWLRLDTLANAITPASAHT, encoded by the coding sequence ATGACCGCACCGTCGAGGCACGTCTACGTCCACGTGCCATTCTGCGCGCGCCGCTGCAGCTACTGCGACTTCAACATCGCGGTGCGGCGCGAGGTCCCCGTGCGCGAGTACCTCGACGCCCTCGAGGCTGAACTCACGGCGCGACTTCCGGACCACCGGCACCACCGGATCGAGACCCTGTATTTTGGCGGCGGAACCCCGTCTCACCTCGGGAAGGACGGACTCGCCGCCGCCGTCGGCCTGCTCGGGGAATTCTTCCAGTGGGACGCTGACGCCGAAGTCACCGTCGAGGCCAATCCCGACGACATCACGCCGCTCGCCCTCGCCACGTGGAAAGCCGGCGGCGTCACACGTCTCTCCCTCGGCGCCCAGAGCTTCGATCCGCACGTGCTCGCGTGGATGCATCGCTCGCATACGGCGGAGCAGGTGCTCACCGCCGTCGACCACATCCGGGAAGTCGGCTTCACCAGCTGGAGCTTCGACCTGATCTTCGCGCTGCCCGCATCGCTCCAGCGAGACTGGGCTCGCGACCTCGACCTCGCACTCGGCACCGACCCACCGCACCTCTCCCTGTACGGGCTCACCATCGAACCCGGGACACCGCTCGGCCGCTGGGCCGAGCGCGGCGAGGTCGCTGCCGCCGATGAGGGGACCTACGAACATCAGTTCCTGAGCGCGCACGCCGCTGCCACTGCCGCCGGCCTCGAGCACTACGAGGTGTCGAACTTCGGACGGCCGGGGCACCAGGCCCGCCACAATCGCTGCTACTGGAGCGGTGCGCCATATCTCGCCTTCGGGCCCGGGGCGCACGGCTTCGACGGCACGACGCGGCGCTGGAACCATGGCCCGTATGCGCGCTGGCGAGACACCGCCATGCGCGGCGTGGATCCCGTCGCGGGACAGGAGACCATCGGCTCGGAGGCGCGAGGCCTCGAAGCCGCCTACCTCGGGCTCCGCACCACCGACGGCCTGCGACTGGACGCGGCCGGCCGCGCCGTCGCCGCCCCTTGGATCGCGGCTGGCTGGGCGGTTCTTTCCGGTGATCGCCTCGTGCTGACCCCCACCGGCTGGCTCCGGCTCGACACACTCGCGAACGCCATCACTCCCGCCAGCGCCCACACCTAG
- a CDS encoding ATP-binding cassette domain-containing protein, with protein MATTPAVELQHVSVAFARPILSDLSLDVAHGETVAVVGESGTGKSTLLRLVLGLQLPDRGTVRVMGRDIATLDAAERRALRAQVGMVFQGAALFDSLSTFENVAFALRERGDMPERDVRARVNETLTLVDLDPAEVSQVLPAQLSGGMRKRVGIARALAARPALLLYDEPTAGLDPLTSETVTALMQRLQQELRVTSIVVSHDVRAMLRIADRIALLHDARFAFLGAPDAMRASEESYTQSFLAVA; from the coding sequence ATGGCCACCACCCCCGCCGTCGAACTGCAGCACGTCTCGGTCGCGTTCGCGCGCCCGATCCTCAGCGACCTCTCGCTGGACGTCGCACACGGCGAGACCGTCGCCGTGGTGGGCGAGTCCGGCACCGGGAAGTCGACGCTGCTCCGGCTGGTGCTCGGGCTCCAGCTGCCCGATCGCGGCACCGTGCGGGTGATGGGGCGTGACATCGCCACCCTCGATGCCGCTGAGCGCCGTGCCCTGCGCGCGCAGGTAGGCATGGTGTTCCAGGGCGCCGCGTTGTTCGACTCGCTGTCGACGTTCGAGAACGTCGCCTTCGCGCTCCGCGAGCGCGGCGACATGCCGGAGCGCGACGTCCGCGCGCGCGTGAACGAGACGCTCACGCTGGTGGATCTCGACCCGGCCGAGGTGTCGCAGGTGCTCCCCGCGCAGTTGTCGGGCGGGATGCGGAAGCGGGTCGGCATCGCCCGCGCCCTCGCAGCGCGACCCGCACTCCTGCTGTACGACGAACCGACCGCCGGCCTCGATCCACTCACCAGCGAGACCGTCACCGCGCTCATGCAGCGCCTGCAGCAGGAGCTCCGCGTCACGAGCATCGTCGTCTCGCATGACGTGCGGGCCATGCTGCGCATCGCGGACCGCATCGCGCTGCTCCACGACGCGCGCTTTGCCTTCCTCGGTGCGCCGGACGCGATGCGCGCGAGTGAGGAGTCGTACACGCAATCCTTCCTGGCGGTGGCATGA
- a CDS encoding DMT family transporter: MTTLPPRRTDASPRMHAGVVLALSVFGISWAAPLIRLSSAPALVIAGWRLVIAESLLLALLLARGDWRSWRRLSRGDHLIAGGAGFMLALHFWSWNASLAYTTVAASVVLVNLQPALVALGSLVFLRESATRRQLTGLAVGMLGALLVAAPALLGEASATGLATRAPLGLPPRLFGDLLALVGAVTAALYYLAGRRLRATLDLVPYVSLVYGWCTLAVFVLALLNGDRLGPYPPRDWAIFAGLAAGPMLIGHTGMNWALKHLPAHVVNLTVLGEPVGASLLAMLIPAIGEWPDAWTLAGGALILGGALWALGQSAGRRHVAEE, from the coding sequence ATGACCACGTTGCCGCCACGACGCACCGACGCCAGCCCCCGCATGCACGCGGGTGTGGTGCTGGCTTTGTCGGTGTTCGGCATCTCCTGGGCGGCGCCCCTCATCCGGCTGTCGAGCGCGCCCGCACTCGTCATCGCAGGCTGGCGCCTGGTGATCGCGGAGTCGCTCTTGCTGGCGCTGCTGCTCGCACGCGGCGACTGGCGGAGCTGGCGCCGGCTCTCGCGTGGCGACCACCTGATCGCCGGCGGCGCCGGCTTCATGCTGGCGCTGCATTTCTGGAGCTGGAACGCCTCACTGGCGTACACGACCGTCGCGGCCTCCGTGGTGCTCGTGAACCTCCAGCCGGCCCTGGTGGCCCTCGGTTCGCTGGTGTTCCTGCGCGAATCCGCGACGCGTCGGCAGCTGACCGGGCTGGCGGTCGGCATGCTCGGCGCGCTGCTGGTGGCAGCACCGGCCCTGCTCGGCGAAGCGAGCGCAACCGGACTCGCCACCAGAGCACCACTCGGACTGCCGCCGCGGCTTTTCGGCGACCTGCTGGCCCTCGTCGGCGCCGTCACCGCCGCGCTCTACTACCTCGCGGGCCGTCGGCTCCGCGCCACGCTCGACCTCGTGCCATATGTGTCGCTCGTCTACGGCTGGTGCACGCTGGCCGTGTTCGTCCTCGCCCTCCTCAACGGCGACCGACTCGGTCCGTACCCGCCGCGCGACTGGGCGATCTTCGCCGGGCTTGCCGCCGGCCCCATGCTGATTGGGCACACGGGAATGAACTGGGCCCTGAAGCACCTGCCGGCCCACGTGGTCAATCTCACGGTGCTCGGCGAACCGGTCGGTGCGTCGCTGCTGGCCATGCTCATTCCTGCCATCGGCGAATGGCCTGACGCGTGGACCCTGGCGGGTGGGGCACTCATCCTCGGCGGCGCCCTTTGGGCCCTCGGCCAGAGCGCGGGCCGGAGGCATGTGGCCGAGGAGTAG